The proteins below are encoded in one region of Avibacterium volantium:
- a CDS encoding ABC transporter permease gives MVKRRYLFILLLLLSGISLFLGVSTVNLQGLLAFDSAQWQIFLISRVPRLVSILIAGASLSICGLVMQQLSRNRFVSPTTAGTMDSARLGILIAMLLFPSASMLLKTSVAILVSFLGTLLFMTLLSRLKFKDTIFVPLVGIMFGNIISSITAFIAYQQDLLQNLSGWLQGDFSLVMAGRYEMLYFSVPALVLAYVFANRFSIVGMGQDFAVNLGLNYQQVLYLGLAIVATVSSIIIVSVGVIPFLGLIIPNIVALYLGDNLKKVLSHTALLGAVFVLFCDILGRSLIYPYEISINAIVGVFSSAIFLYMLLKQRIQNG, from the coding sequence ATGGTTAAACGCCGTTATTTGTTTATCTTATTATTGTTGCTTTCGGGTATTTCGCTGTTTTTGGGTGTGAGTACGGTTAATTTGCAAGGTTTGCTGGCCTTTGACTCCGCCCAATGGCAGATCTTTTTAATCAGCCGTGTGCCGCGTTTGGTGAGTATTTTAATTGCGGGGGCATCTTTGAGTATTTGTGGCTTGGTGATGCAGCAGTTGAGCCGCAATCGCTTTGTTTCGCCGACAACCGCAGGCACGATGGATAGCGCAAGGCTTGGCATTTTGATTGCAATGTTGCTGTTTCCTTCTGCGTCAATGTTGCTCAAAACCAGCGTGGCGATTCTGGTTTCTTTTCTCGGTACGTTGTTGTTTATGACGCTACTCTCTCGTCTCAAATTTAAAGATACCATTTTCGTGCCGTTGGTGGGCATTATGTTTGGCAATATTATTAGCTCGATCACTGCTTTTATCGCCTACCAACAAGATCTGTTGCAAAATCTCTCTGGTTGGTTGCAAGGGGATTTTTCTTTAGTGATGGCTGGGCGTTATGAAATGTTATATTTTAGCGTGCCAGCGCTTGTTCTTGCCTATGTGTTTGCCAATCGCTTTTCCATTGTGGGAATGGGGCAAGATTTTGCCGTTAATCTCGGTTTGAACTATCAGCAAGTGCTGTATTTAGGCTTGGCTATTGTGGCAACAGTGTCATCGATCATCATTGTTTCAGTGGGGGTGATTCCCTTTCTCGGGCTGATTATCCCTAATATTGTTGCCCTTTATTTAGGCGATAATTTGAAAAAAGTGCTTTCTCACACCGCGCTACTGGGTGCTGTTTTTGTGCTTTTTTGTGATATTTTAGGGCGTTCGCTGATTTATCCTTACGAAATTTCCATTAACGCCATTGTGGGTGTGTTCAGCAGTGCCATTTTTCTTTATATGCTGTTAAAACAAAGGATTCAAAATGGCTAA
- a CDS encoding YbaB/EbfC family nucleoid-associated protein, producing MFGKGGLGNLMKQAQQMQDRMQKMQEEIAQLEVTGESGAGLVKITVNGAHNCRRIEIDPSLMEDDKEMLEDLIAAAFNDAVRRAEELQKEKMASVTAGMSLPPGFKMPF from the coding sequence ATGTTTGGAAAAGGTGGCTTAGGCAACTTAATGAAACAAGCCCAGCAAATGCAAGATCGTATGCAAAAAATGCAAGAAGAAATTGCACAGTTGGAAGTAACAGGCGAATCAGGCGCAGGCTTGGTAAAAATTACCGTGAATGGTGCGCATAATTGTCGCCGCATTGAAATCGATCCTTCGCTAATGGAAGACGATAAAGAAATGCTCGAAGATCTTATCGCGGCGGCATTCAATGATGCGGTTCGCCGTGCAGAAGAATTGCAAAAAGAAAAAATGGCATCTGTTACCGCAGGAATGTCATTACCGCCTGGCTTTAAAATGCCATTCTAA
- a CDS encoding NADH-dependent flavin oxidoreductase gives MEQQFSSLFQPYLLNNNVEIKNRLVVAPLTHFASNPDGTLGSQEAQFLQGRAENMGMFITAATLVSENGKAFHGQPEALNECHLESLCKTADIIKQQGAKAILQIHHGGNLALSELLNGKDKVAPSADPETGARALNEEEILQIIQDFARATDLAIRAGFDGVEIHGANGYLIQQFFSAQSNQRTDEWGGNLANRLRFPLAVIDAVNAVREKHQRPEFIIGYRLSPEEPGENGLTMADTLELVSALAEQPLQYLHLSLWDFYKKARRGVDTNAARLELIHQRLNGRLPLIGVGNLFTAEQIVAALNTGWVEFVGVGKSIMINPNLATLIAQGKTQEIITALDPEQPDHYRIPDHLWSLCVKGGPWLPPVKGQDWQPVDI, from the coding sequence ATGGAACAGCAATTTTCTTCTTTATTTCAACCCTATCTTTTGAATAATAATGTTGAAATCAAAAATCGTTTAGTGGTAGCCCCTTTAACGCATTTTGCTTCAAATCCCGATGGAACATTAGGAAGCCAAGAAGCTCAATTTTTGCAAGGACGAGCAGAAAATATGGGAATGTTCATTACTGCGGCGACGTTGGTTTCCGAAAATGGTAAAGCTTTCCACGGACAGCCAGAAGCCTTAAATGAATGTCATTTGGAAAGTTTATGTAAAACGGCTGATATTATTAAACAACAGGGAGCAAAAGCCATTTTACAAATTCACCACGGAGGAAATTTAGCGTTATCTGAATTGTTGAATGGAAAAGATAAAGTTGCCCCTTCGGCAGATCCTGAAACTGGAGCAAGAGCTTTAAATGAAGAAGAAATTTTGCAAATCATTCAAGATTTTGCTCGTGCCACAGATCTTGCCATTCGAGCTGGATTTGATGGAGTAGAAATTCACGGAGCAAATGGTTATTTAATTCAGCAATTTTTCTCTGCGCAAAGTAATCAACGTACAGATGAATGGGGCGGCAATTTAGCAAACCGCCTGCGTTTTCCTCTTGCGGTGATTGATGCCGTAAATGCTGTGCGTGAAAAACATCAACGCCCAGAGTTTATTATTGGTTATCGCTTATCACCAGAAGAACCCGGAGAGAATGGTTTAACAATGGCAGATACACTTGAACTTGTTTCTGCTTTAGCTGAGCAGCCGTTGCAATATTTACACCTTTCGTTATGGGATTTTTACAAAAAAGCTCGCCGTGGTGTTGATACTAATGCAGCTCGCCTTGAGCTTATTCATCAGCGTTTAAATGGTCGTTTGCCATTAATCGGGGTAGGGAATTTATTTACCGCTGAACAGATCGTAGCAGCCTTGAATACCGGTTGGGTGGAATTTGTTGGTGTAGGAAAATCCATAATGATTAATCCAAATTTGGCGACTTTAATTGCCCAAGGAAAAACGCAAGAAATTATTACCGCACTTGATCCTGAACAGCCTGATCATTATCGCATACCAGATCATTTATGGTCGTTATGTGTGAAAGGAGGTCCTTGGTTACCACCAGTGAAAGGACAAGATTGGCAGCCTGTCGATATTTAA
- the recR gene encoding recombination mediator RecR → MQTSPLLENLIDALRCLPGVGPKSAQRMAYHLLQRDRSGGMDLARALTAAMSQIGHCEQCRTFTEEEVCTICNNPRRQNTGLLCVVEQPSDIQAIEQTGQFSGRYFVLMGHLSPLDGIGPKEIGLDLLNRRLQNESFSEVILATNPTIEGEATANYIAELCMQHNIRVTRIAHGIPVGGELETVDSNTLGHSFSGRREIQY, encoded by the coding sequence ATGCAAACAAGCCCATTATTAGAAAATCTTATTGACGCATTACGCTGTTTACCCGGTGTTGGCCCGAAATCTGCACAACGAATGGCCTATCATTTATTGCAACGAGATCGCAGCGGTGGAATGGATCTGGCGCGCGCATTAACTGCCGCAATGTCACAAATTGGTCATTGCGAACAGTGCCGAACCTTTACTGAAGAAGAAGTTTGCACCATTTGCAATAATCCACGCCGTCAAAACACCGGCTTGCTTTGTGTGGTAGAGCAGCCTTCCGACATTCAAGCCATTGAACAAACAGGGCAATTTTCAGGACGTTATTTTGTCTTAATGGGGCATCTTTCCCCGTTAGATGGTATTGGGCCAAAAGAAATTGGGTTAGATTTACTCAATCGGCGCTTGCAAAATGAATCGTTCAGTGAAGTTATCCTAGCAACCAATCCAACCATAGAAGGCGAGGCCACGGCAAACTATATTGCAGAGCTTTGTATGCAACACAATATCAGAGTAACTCGCATTGCACACGGCATTCCTGTAGGCGGTGAGCTTGAAACAGTGGATAGCAACACCCTCGGCCATTCTTTCTCAGGGCGGAGAGAGATTCAGTATTAA
- a CDS encoding iron chelate uptake ABC transporter family permease subunit, giving the protein MAKRFYNPKKSLILLSIFALLSVVLYVFYHLPSRWEYALYNRALAVLAIVMTGVAIALATMIFQTIVNNRILTPSILGLDSLYLLIQTLIIFLFGSNTLTSMNPIVLFFACTSLMILFAMGLYHFLFKTEQQSLFFLLLVGIIFGTFFQSLTSFMEVLIDPNEFQIAQDIGFASFNRINIDILWIALAGLLATILYTLRYVRYFDVLALGCEQAINLGVDYLAITKRLLIVVAILTSISTALVGPLTFLGLLVMNVTFEFIRTYRHAVLIPAAMLIAVITLVFGQLLVSQVFTFNTTLSIIVNFVGGVYFFYLLLRANKKWQ; this is encoded by the coding sequence ATGGCTAAGCGTTTCTATAATCCTAAAAAATCATTGATTTTACTCAGTATTTTTGCCTTGCTGAGTGTGGTGCTGTATGTGTTTTATCATTTGCCTAGCCGTTGGGAATATGCCTTATACAACCGCGCCCTTGCCGTGCTTGCCATTGTAATGACAGGCGTGGCCATTGCACTGGCGACAATGATCTTTCAAACCATTGTGAATAATCGCATTTTAACGCCAAGTATTTTGGGCTTGGATAGCCTTTATTTGCTCATTCAAACCCTGATTATTTTTCTCTTTGGTTCTAACACCTTAACCTCAATGAACCCCATTGTGTTATTTTTTGCTTGCACCAGTTTGATGATTTTATTCGCAATGGGGCTATATCATTTTCTGTTTAAAACAGAGCAACAAAGCCTATTTTTCCTGCTTTTAGTGGGGATCATTTTTGGTACATTTTTCCAAAGTTTAACCTCATTTATGGAAGTGCTGATCGATCCGAATGAATTTCAGATCGCGCAAGATATTGGCTTTGCCAGTTTTAACCGCATCAATATTGATATTTTATGGATCGCACTGGCTGGCTTGCTCGCCACCATTCTTTATACCCTGCGTTATGTGCGTTATTTTGATGTGCTTGCCCTTGGGTGTGAACAGGCAATTAATTTAGGCGTAGATTATCTGGCGATCACTAAACGATTACTCATTGTCGTGGCAATTTTGACTTCAATTTCCACCGCACTTGTGGGGCCTTTAACCTTCTTAGGCTTATTGGTAATGAACGTGACCTTTGAATTTATTCGCACTTATCGCCACGCGGTGTTAATCCCCGCGGCAATGTTGATTGCGGTGATCACCCTTGTTTTCGGGCAATTATTGGTTTCCCAAGTTTTCACCTTTAATACAACCCTAAGCATCATTGTGAATTTTGTCGGTGGGGTGTATTTCTTTTATCTGTTATTAAGAGCAAATAAAAAATGGCAATAG
- a CDS encoding DNA topoisomerase III has product MRLFIAEKPSLARAIADVLPKPHQRGDGFIRCGENDCVTWCVGHLLEQAEPDAYDPKFKTWRVEDLPIVPQKWLLIPKKSVKKQLDTVIKLIHQADQLINAGDPDREGQLLVDEVFSYANLSAEKKAQIQRCLISDLNPSAVQKAVKKLQSNQNFIPLATSALARARADWLYGINMTRSYTKRGQNVGYRGVLSVGRVQTPVLGLIVRRDLEIENFQPKDYFEVQAFVQTKEEIPQKFTALWQPSKACEDYQDEDGRVLSRALAENVVKRITGQPATVTDYQDKREKETAPLPYSLSALQIDAAKRYGLSAQEVLDTCQRLYETHRLITYPRSDCRYLPEEHFAERHKVMNAISIHAPDYQPLPTILNPEQRNRCWNDKKVEAHHAIIPTAKNRPVNLTQMERNIYQLIARQYLAQFCADAEYRRCKITLNISGGKFAAAASNLQVAGWKELWGKENDEQNNAEPLLPEVKKGQELFCEKGEIMSKKTQPPKPFSDATLLSAMTGIARFVQDKALKKILRETDGLGTEATRASIIELLFKRGFVYKKGRHIHSTETGRILIQALPDIATLPDMTAHWEAQLNSISQKALSYHQFMHELVQSLPEMLSYTNFDALRQLSALSRQQATTQKAKALRKKSAVRKS; this is encoded by the coding sequence ATGCGATTATTTATAGCCGAGAAACCTAGTCTTGCCCGCGCCATTGCTGATGTGTTGCCCAAACCTCATCAGCGCGGCGATGGTTTTATTCGCTGTGGTGAAAATGATTGTGTTACTTGGTGCGTTGGTCATCTGTTAGAACAAGCCGAACCTGACGCTTACGATCCCAAATTCAAAACTTGGCGTGTGGAAGATTTACCTATCGTGCCGCAAAAATGGCTGCTTATCCCCAAAAAATCAGTGAAAAAACAGCTAGATACGGTAATAAAGCTGATTCATCAAGCCGATCAACTTATCAATGCCGGCGACCCAGATCGTGAAGGGCAATTATTGGTGGACGAAGTGTTTAGCTACGCCAATCTTTCTGCTGAGAAAAAAGCACAAATTCAACGCTGCTTAATTAGCGATTTAAACCCAAGTGCGGTGCAAAAAGCGGTAAAAAAATTACAATCGAATCAAAACTTTATCCCCCTTGCCACCTCTGCGCTGGCGCGTGCCAGAGCGGATTGGCTGTATGGCATCAATATGACGCGTTCTTATACCAAGCGTGGACAGAATGTGGGCTATCGTGGCGTGCTTTCGGTAGGAAGAGTGCAAACGCCTGTGCTGGGCTTAATCGTTCGCCGTGATTTAGAAATTGAAAACTTCCAACCGAAAGATTATTTTGAAGTGCAGGCTTTTGTACAAACTAAGGAAGAAATTCCGCAAAAATTCACCGCACTTTGGCAGCCAAGTAAAGCGTGCGAGGATTATCAAGATGAAGACGGCCGTGTGCTTTCCCGCGCCTTAGCGGAAAATGTGGTGAAGCGTATTACTGGCCAGCCTGCAACGGTAACAGATTATCAAGACAAACGTGAAAAAGAAACCGCGCCCTTGCCTTATTCCCTTTCCGCCTTGCAAATTGATGCGGCAAAACGCTATGGGCTTTCAGCGCAAGAAGTGCTGGATACTTGCCAGCGCTTATATGAAACGCACCGCTTGATTACTTATCCGCGTTCCGATTGCCGTTATTTGCCTGAAGAACATTTCGCTGAACGCCATAAGGTGATGAATGCTATTTCCATTCACGCGCCTGATTATCAGCCGTTACCGACTATACTCAATCCTGAACAGCGAAACCGTTGCTGGAATGATAAAAAGGTGGAAGCACACCACGCAATTATTCCAACGGCAAAAAATCGGCCTGTCAATCTGACGCAAATGGAACGCAATATTTATCAGCTTATCGCGCGCCAATATCTCGCCCAATTCTGCGCAGATGCGGAATACCGCCGCTGTAAAATAACCTTAAATATTTCAGGGGGAAAATTTGCCGCAGCAGCGAGCAATTTACAAGTGGCTGGCTGGAAAGAACTTTGGGGCAAAGAAAATGATGAACAAAATAACGCTGAACCCTTGCTGCCTGAAGTAAAAAAAGGACAAGAATTATTCTGTGAAAAAGGCGAAATTATGAGTAAAAAAACGCAACCGCCAAAACCGTTTTCAGATGCAACGCTGCTTTCCGCAATGACTGGGATCGCGCGTTTCGTACAAGATAAAGCGTTGAAAAAAATCCTACGCGAAACCGATGGTTTAGGTACAGAAGCCACGCGCGCCAGCATTATTGAACTGCTATTTAAGCGTGGTTTTGTTTATAAAAAAGGGCGTCATATTCATAGCACCGAAACAGGACGAATTTTAATTCAAGCCTTGCCTGACATCGCCACGCTACCAGATATGACCGCCCACTGGGAAGCACAGCTCAACAGTATTAGCCAAAAAGCGCTGAGTTATCATCAATTTATGCACGAATTGGTGCAATCCCTGCCTGAAATGCTCAGTTATACCAATTTTGATGCGTTACGACAGCTTAGTGCATTATCACGGCAGCAGGCAACAACTCAAAAAGCAAAAGCACTGAGAAAGAAAAGTGCGGTGAGAAAATCGTAA
- the secG gene encoding preprotein translocase subunit SecG: MYQALLIIYLVVSVALIGFILIQQGKGANAGASFGGGASGTVFGSSGAGNFLSRTTAILAIIFFITSLAIANINSHHGEVKQGKFDNLSQVAEKIQEQQPKAEEKQNSDIPQ, from the coding sequence ATGTATCAAGCACTGTTAATTATCTACTTAGTTGTATCTGTTGCCCTTATTGGTTTTATTTTAATCCAACAAGGTAAAGGGGCGAATGCAGGTGCTTCATTTGGTGGCGGTGCATCAGGTACAGTATTTGGTTCAAGTGGTGCGGGTAACTTTTTATCTCGTACAACGGCAATCTTAGCAATTATCTTCTTTATTACTAGCCTTGCTATCGCGAATATTAACTCTCACCACGGTGAAGTTAAACAAGGCAAATTTGATAATCTTTCACAAGTTGCAGAAAAAATTCAAGAACAGCAACCAAAAGCGGAAGAAAAACAAAACTCAGATATCCCACAATAA
- a CDS encoding NAD(P)H-dependent oxidoreductase, whose protein sequence is MSVFSKDQVLDRFRFRAATRYYDPNKKVSREDFDYILELARLSPSSVGSEPWHFVVIQNPELREKLKPVGWGMATQLDDASYVVALLAKKNARYDSDYFHNALVKRGLTAEQMEKAKEKYRTFQQNDMKVLESERALFDWTSKQTYIALANMMTGAAFIGVDSCPIEGFNYEAVNQILAEACAFDPAEWGVSVMVTFGYRAKEIKAKSRKPMEELVTWIE, encoded by the coding sequence ATGAGCGTATTTAGCAAAGACCAAGTATTAGACAGATTTCGTTTTCGTGCCGCAACGCGTTATTACGATCCAAACAAAAAAGTGAGCCGTGAAGATTTTGATTATATTTTAGAGCTTGCACGTTTATCGCCAAGTTCTGTAGGCTCAGAGCCTTGGCACTTTGTGGTAATTCAAAACCCCGAATTGCGTGAAAAATTGAAACCAGTGGGCTGGGGAATGGCAACGCAACTTGATGACGCGAGTTATGTAGTAGCGCTTTTAGCCAAGAAAAATGCCCGTTATGATTCAGACTATTTTCATAACGCTTTGGTTAAGCGTGGATTAACCGCAGAACAAATGGAAAAAGCAAAAGAAAAATACCGCACTTTTCAGCAAAATGATATGAAAGTGCTAGAAAGTGAGCGTGCATTATTTGATTGGACAAGCAAGCAAACCTACATTGCCCTAGCAAATATGATGACTGGCGCGGCATTTATTGGCGTGGATAGCTGTCCAATTGAGGGCTTTAACTATGAAGCAGTAAATCAAATTTTAGCAGAAGCATGTGCGTTTGACCCAGCGGAGTGGGGCGTTTCTGTGATGGTAACCTTTGGTTATCGCGCAAAAGAGATTAAAGCCAAATCAAGAAAACCGATGGAAGAATTGGTCACTTGGATTGAATAA
- the pyk gene encoding pyruvate kinase — MSRRLRRTKIVCTMGPSTDRGNNLEKIIAAGANVVRMNFSHGTPEDHIGRAQRVREIAQKLGKTVAILGDLQGPKIRVSTFKDGKIFLNVGDKFVLDAELPKGEGDQESVGLDYKTLPQDVVPGDILLLDDGRVQLKVLSTEGAKVFTEVTVGGPLSNNKGINKLGGGLSADALTEKDKADIITAARIGVDYLAVSFPRSSADLNYARQLAEEAGLKAKIVAKVERAETVMSDEAMDDIILASDVIMVARGDLGVEIGDPELVGVQKKLIRRSRQLNRVVITATQMMESMISNPMPTRAEVMDVANAVLDGTDAVMLSAETAAGQYPAETVAAMAKVCLGAEKMPSVNVSRHRVDRTFETIEEAVAMSAMFAANHMKGVAAIIAMTNSGHTAKLMSRISSGLPIFALSRHQETLNLCALYRGVVPVHFDQESRTIEGLKAAIQLLKDKGYLVTGDLVLLTQGDLLTSGGTNTCRTLVVE, encoded by the coding sequence ATGTCTAGAAGACTAAGAAGAACCAAAATTGTATGTACTATGGGACCTTCTACAGACCGTGGTAATAATTTAGAAAAAATTATTGCGGCGGGCGCAAATGTAGTGAGAATGAACTTCTCTCACGGTACGCCTGAGGATCACATTGGGCGTGCGCAACGTGTGCGTGAAATTGCACAAAAATTAGGTAAAACCGTGGCAATTTTAGGGGATCTACAAGGGCCTAAAATCCGTGTTTCAACCTTTAAAGATGGCAAAATTTTCTTAAATGTTGGTGATAAATTTGTTTTAGACGCAGAATTACCAAAAGGTGAAGGTGATCAAGAGTCTGTAGGTTTAGATTATAAAACCTTACCGCAAGACGTTGTTCCAGGTGATATTTTATTATTAGATGATGGTCGTGTTCAGTTAAAAGTATTATCTACTGAAGGCGCGAAAGTATTCACTGAGGTGACAGTTGGCGGCCCTCTTTCAAATAACAAAGGGATTAACAAATTAGGTGGTGGTTTATCTGCAGATGCCTTAACTGAAAAAGATAAAGCTGACATTATCACCGCAGCGCGTATTGGTGTGGATTACTTAGCGGTGTCTTTCCCACGTTCAAGCGCAGATTTGAATTACGCTCGTCAATTAGCGGAAGAAGCAGGTCTTAAAGCGAAAATTGTCGCAAAAGTAGAACGTGCTGAAACCGTAATGAGTGATGAAGCAATGGACGATATTATTCTTGCTTCTGATGTGATTATGGTAGCGCGTGGCGATTTAGGGGTTGAAATTGGCGATCCTGAATTAGTGGGCGTGCAGAAAAAATTAATCCGCCGTTCACGTCAATTAAATCGTGTGGTGATCACCGCAACGCAAATGATGGAATCAATGATCAGCAACCCAATGCCAACGCGTGCGGAAGTAATGGACGTAGCAAATGCGGTATTGGACGGTACAGATGCAGTAATGCTTTCAGCGGAAACTGCTGCGGGTCAATACCCAGCTGAAACAGTGGCTGCAATGGCGAAAGTATGTTTAGGCGCAGAAAAAATGCCTAGCGTAAATGTTTCACGCCACCGTGTTGATCGCACTTTTGAAACGATTGAAGAAGCAGTTGCGATGTCAGCGATGTTCGCAGCAAACCATATGAAAGGGGTTGCGGCAATTATTGCAATGACAAACAGCGGTCATACAGCGAAATTAATGTCGCGTATTAGCTCTGGCTTACCAATTTTCGCATTATCACGTCATCAAGAAACCTTGAATCTTTGTGCGTTATATCGTGGTGTTGTGCCAGTTCATTTCGATCAAGAAAGCCGTACAATCGAAGGCTTAAAAGCTGCGATTCAATTGTTGAAAGATAAAGGGTATTTAGTAACAGGTGATCTTGTATTATTAACTCAAGGTGATCTTTTAACTTCTGGCGGAACAAACACTTGCCGCACATTAGTGGTTGAATAA
- a CDS encoding ABC transporter ATP-binding protein — translation MAIEIKNINKTYGTKKVVDNLSVTIPHGKITSFIGPNGAGKSTVLAIISRLLRADSGTVSLNGVPLDQQKSSDIAKQLSILKQSNHINLRLTVEELVAFGRFPYSQGNLTKNDRTFIDNAIEYMDLGEFRHQYINQLSGGQRQRAYIAMTLAQDTDYILLDEPLNNLDMKHSVQIMQVLHKLTKELNKTVVIVIHDINFASCYSDYIIAMKDGKLMHQGDVATMMQEPILASIYDMPIPIQQINQHKIAVYFRHQSA, via the coding sequence ATGGCAATAGAAATTAAAAATATTAATAAAACCTATGGCACGAAAAAAGTAGTGGATAACCTTTCGGTAACCATTCCGCACGGCAAAATCACCTCTTTTATTGGCCCAAATGGTGCAGGAAAAAGCACAGTGCTTGCCATTATCAGCCGTTTACTGCGCGCCGATAGCGGTACCGTGAGCCTAAATGGCGTGCCGTTAGATCAACAAAAAAGCAGCGACATTGCCAAGCAGCTTTCTATTTTAAAACAATCTAATCACATTAATTTGCGTTTAACGGTGGAAGAATTGGTTGCTTTTGGACGTTTTCCTTATAGCCAAGGAAATTTAACCAAAAACGACCGCACTTTTATTGATAATGCCATTGAATATATGGATTTAGGCGAGTTTCGTCATCAATATATCAATCAGCTCAGCGGTGGGCAGCGTCAGCGTGCTTATATTGCAATGACCTTGGCGCAAGATACGGATTATATTTTGCTTGATGAACCGCTGAATAATTTGGATATGAAACATTCCGTGCAAATTATGCAGGTACTACACAAGCTCACCAAAGAATTAAATAAAACCGTGGTGATTGTGATCCACGATATTAATTTTGCGTCTTGCTATTCCGATTACATTATCGCAATGAAAGACGGCAAATTGATGCATCAAGGGGACGTTGCCACAATGATGCAAGAGCCGATTTTAGCCAGCATTTATGATATGCCAATCCCAATTCAACAAATTAATCAGCATAAAATTGCTGTGTATTTTCGACATCAATCAGCTTAA
- a CDS encoding siderophore ABC transporter substrate-binding protein, whose protein sequence is MKKTLSTLALSLCALLGVASANAADITVENAAGKQVVPQNPKRVVVLDFSAVDTIRALGAKNSIVGISNAGKVPDYLSEFSKENYPSVGVPPEPAFEKINDLHPDLIIATGRQEKVLDRLKEIAPVFFVKVDYANFYPSFQQNIHAFGQIFDKQQLADEKLAQLDKQMKALAEKTKGKTALLALVNESRMSAFGENSRYGIVYSGFGFTPIDKNIKSSTHGMSIGFEYVLEKNPDYLLVVDRTAAITDKANNAKTVLDNAIIQQTQAYKNNYIVYLNAANWYLTFGGLESIGIMIDEVKSAVEK, encoded by the coding sequence ATGAAAAAAACCTTATCAACCCTTGCCCTTAGCCTTTGTGCTTTACTCGGTGTTGCCAGCGCCAATGCAGCGGACATCACAGTAGAAAACGCCGCGGGCAAACAAGTTGTGCCACAAAACCCTAAGCGTGTGGTGGTGCTTGATTTTTCTGCGGTGGATACCATTCGTGCGTTAGGGGCGAAAAACAGCATTGTCGGCATTAGCAACGCAGGAAAAGTGCCTGACTATTTGAGCGAGTTTAGCAAAGAAAATTATCCAAGCGTTGGCGTGCCACCAGAACCTGCCTTTGAAAAAATCAATGATCTTCACCCAGATCTGATCATCGCCACAGGCCGCCAAGAAAAAGTGTTGGATCGTTTAAAAGAAATTGCCCCCGTGTTTTTCGTGAAAGTGGATTACGCCAATTTCTATCCAAGTTTCCAACAAAATATCCACGCCTTTGGACAAATTTTTGATAAACAACAATTGGCCGATGAAAAACTGGCACAGCTAGACAAGCAAATGAAAGCTCTTGCCGAGAAAACCAAAGGCAAAACCGCCCTACTCGCTTTAGTCAATGAAAGCCGTATGAGTGCCTTTGGCGAAAACTCACGCTACGGCATTGTGTACAGTGGATTTGGCTTCACTCCAATTGATAAAAACATCAAATCTTCCACGCACGGAATGAGCATTGGTTTTGAATATGTGCTAGAGAAAAATCCAGATTATTTGTTGGTTGTCGATCGCACCGCAGCCATTACCGATAAAGCCAACAACGCAAAAACTGTGTTAGACAACGCCATTATCCAGCAAACCCAAGCCTATAAAAATAACTACATTGTTTACTTAAACGCCGCAAATTGGTACTTAACTTTCGGCGGGCTGGAAAGTATAGGAATTATGATTGATGAAGTAAAAAGTGCGGTGGAAAAATAA